The genome window GGGAAACTCGCCTTGGCTGGGTCTTCCACCCACGATAGAGGAAATCAGGGCATAAATATTGTAGTTCGCCACTTTGACAGCAAACTAAAGCTGGAGTGGCAAAAAAGCTGGAACTTCCAGGGTGCCAGCAATGACTTGGCCACAGATCTGGTAATAGACACAGACGGAAACGTGTATGTGCTGGGCTATAGCAACCCGCAGGGCGGAGACCTCAGCAGGCTGATTGTGCTGAAGTATCGTGGCACAGACGGTACCCTGCTGTGGCAGTATACCTATGGCGTGAGCAGCGGTTCCCCCAATCGAGTGTACGGCACCCGCCTGGCCGTGGATGCTAGCAAGAACGTATACATTTCCGGCTACGAGGCGGCTGTAAACAGCCCCTATCACTTCTCCATGATGACCAACCCGCAGAGCATAGGTGCAATACATCCCGACCTGGACATGCTGTTGCTAAAGGTAAATAGCAACGGAACCGGGGCCTGGGTAAAGCGCTGGCAGCCCGCAGGTGGGCAGAGCCTGCCTACGGATGTATCGATAGCGCCAGACGGATCTGTGTACCTGACGGGTACACTGAAAGATGCCACGTATTCCAGCGATATAGTGGTGTACAAATACAATGCCGCCGGCACCCAGCTGTGGATGCGCCACTATGGCCATGCCGGCAGCGAGCTGGACTATGCCGTGCGCACAATGGCAGACGGAGCCGGAGACCTGTATATAGCTGGACTGACACGCACCGGTACCGACCGAGATCTGCTGGCTATAAAATACACGGCTGGCGGCACGCTGGACTGGGCCCTGACCTACGAAGCACCCAATACGGCTGCCAACGACTGGGCAAATAGTGTAGTAGTAAAGAATGGCTATGCCTACATAAGTGGCACCAGCAACGAGGATGTGGTGGCCATGAAGATACAGGCCACAGATGGTACCCCCCAGTGGACCCAGCGCTGGAATGGAGGCAAGGGAGCAGCCGGTACCGCAGATAGCCTGAACAGCCTGGACCGCCCATACGGCCTGGTGGTGAACGACAGTGGAACCGTGTTTGTGGGCGGCTATAGTGCACGTACGGCAAATGATACCACAAAATTCTTTATGGTACAGTATGACCGCAAGGGCGAAACGGTGGCCAGCAGCCAGTACAATTCTGAGGCTCAGCTATTTGGCATCATTCCTGCCTTCATCTTCAAGGGTATGACACAAGACACGCGCGGCCACATGTACATGCTAGCCGCACACCGAAACCAGACGAACGGCTTGTACGAATGGAATATCCTGAAGTATGGGGATGTGTCGCAGATCCTGAGCCAGAATAAATCAACCGTGCGAACGGTGGAAAGCCGCATAGCCCGGGCCATGGTGTGCCTGATGCAGAACCCCAGCATGCGGGCAGCCATAGCTGACCAGATACTGAACCATAGCCCCGCAGAACTGGACTATGCCCAATACTACAGCACCCTGATGGATGCGATACCCGGCTTTACTACCGCTATACGTAGCTGCTACCTGGCCACGGGGGCCAGTGTGGCCCAGGCCGACTCGCTGCAGCTGCTAATGCGCGGCTATGTGATAGACGACCTGGCTATGCTACCCACCCTGCGCATCCCCCAGCTGGATAGCAGCTACTTCTATATGGGCTGCGGCAACCCCCGGGTGCCCGAGCGCGTAGCGCATGTAACCACCTACCGGGGTGCGCCCACCTTCCCCTACTATACAGCCAGCGGCCAGCCACGCACCGAAAGCCTGGCCCCCACACCCGCTACGGAGAATAAACAGGAGCAAGTACCCACCTGGTATGTAGAACCCAAGCCAAACGCCGGAGCCCGTGTGGTGCAGAGCCAGCCACGCAACGCGGGAGAGATACCCGTGGTGGTTACCGTGCTGGGGGTGTACCCACCCATCTCGCTATCAGGAAACGAAAGGTTTTGGGCTAAATGTGCGCCATCAACTAATTCTACGATTAGGAATTGTATTGGCAGTAGAGATCCCAATTGCAGAATACAAGTAGTGGAGTGTGTGCCTGGGGGGACTGTACAATTAGTTGTTTCAAATCGCTGTGGTAGAACAGGGCTATTTAATGACGATTGCTCGAAATCTGCCGTACATATTAGAAGCGATGATGGCGGACCCGGCAATTCATATGAATGGGTAGATTAATGTTGAATTATAAAAAATGAAAATATTTTATTTCTTAATTTGCATTACGTTGTTAACTTTTTGTCTGAAAAATGGATCAGCTCAGCCGATACTATTTCAGAAAAATAAGTACGAATTCACCTTGCAATCTACCACAGATTGGGATGAATTTTCAATTCTGAAGACCTGTCAATTCTGGAATGGTTTACTCTATTTCCTGGATGAAGAACAAAAGTGTTATCGCGCGTATCGAGGGTTTGAACTAGTAGATAGAATAAACCTTCCAAAAATAATTTCCTCAGACTGCCATATAGGCGATGATTCGTTGATCCATTGCGTCGAGGCCTTTGCTCCAGTTTTAAGGACTTATTCCCTGGAGGGAAGGAAAATGGGAAAAACACGGCTCAAGCTTAAAGAATTTGAAGGCTTGGTAAATTTTACTCATTATGAGGCATTTAGAAATGCAGCCGACAATGTATTTCAAAAGGATAGCATCCTTATGGTAACCATACCCTTTGTTGCCAAGGCCAGAGAAAAGGGTATGCATACTATCGAGAAAACTGGGGTGATCGTATGGAGAGAGGATCATAAAATGCCAGCCTATTTTTTGCTAAATGGAGAGGTGGATTATATCCTGAATCATGACAATAAAATTTACCTATTTCCTATTCTTGGACTCGGTTATTCTGTCTACAACCTGACATCCCATTCTTTTGATAATGTGCTCCCATGCTATACACATTTTGATCTTGAGGGATCAAACTCTGGCATCCCTTTTTTTATTGACGATAAAATTTATAGCTATCAGCATGTGTGGCAGAATGATCGATGGGATTCCTATTTTTGCGAAAGGAAGAATCCCGATAAGGTAGACTGCTTGTCTTGTATACCTGCTAATTCAGATGAATATGTTATTAATTATTATGTACATAATGTAGAAGAAAGGTATTTTGATTTTATTTGGATTCCTGGTGATAATCTTGTGAAGATAAGCAGATGTTACTATGAGCTATCTGACGATTAAGTATAGTTGTTATACAGTAGAAGCAGCAGTGCATGTTCTCTGTACGAAAAGCCCTGTTATTATCTAAAATTCCAGTGCGGAAGAACCGGACTGTTTAATAATCAACTGCTCAGGCGAAGCTCAGGCCGTCACAATTCGAAATTCAACTCAATAGCTGAATTATGAAAATCTCTCTTTTCATTCTTTTTCTTGTCTCGCAATCTATGTGCCAGCTTTCCCTTCAGGATACGTCTAGAATTATGTATAAGCTGGCCTATCCGTATTCGGACTTTTATTCCATTAGGCCGCAGCAGAATGGAGATAAGCTGTACATGCTCTTTGCCGAAGAGCAGGTCATCCGGATATTCGAATCGGGTACCCGGACGGACTCCATTCTGCTGAGCGATTATCAGACAAAGAGAAGATTCCGGGATTTTTATGTAAAGGATGAAATCTTTTATCTGCTAGACTCAAAGGAGCCCTTGGTATACACCGTTGGAAAAGATCGCCCGCTTAGGCGCTATGCAAGGTTTGACAGGAAAAGAACATTCCCTGATAGTGTGTTCGCGCAAGTATCGGTGCCTGTTCTTCTTGACTATAACTGGTTTTCGAATTGGAACAGATTGCTTGTGAGCACAGATAAAACCATTGCATTCTTTAACCCAAATACGACTCCATCCGGGTTTTCAAGTATCTATATTTCACGGCCTTTACATGAGCCGGAATACTACGTTGTTGAGTCTACAATCGAGTATGCTATAGAGGCTGGAGATTCTATTTGTTTCTTTTCGGGAGATAAACTGCATTATTATTCATACAAGGAGGGTAAGTTAAGTAAAAGATCAGTTTGTTCGGATTACCAGGGCAAACTACAATTTTGTACTTTTTTCAGGCCCTTCCGGATGCATGATACCTGGTACTCATTTATGGTGGATCGCTGTGCCGAGGAGACGTATGTGTGCGAGCGAATTGTATCGGGCTCTAATCCTGATGGATGTCTGCATTGCCAGCGATCTGATCCTGAGTCATTTCTTGCAGATTTCTATGAGCACAATCAGGCCGGTAGTTTTTTTGAGTATTTAAGCTATTCAGACAAAGCGGGATTAGCAGCAAAACGCATTTATTATTCCGTTTCAAACTCTAGAATCAGATAAAAAAACCAACCATGACACGTTTTCTACCCATTGCATTTTTGCTATGCAGTTTTGCCCAGGCGCAAGACTTTAGCACCACACCGGCACCTGCGCCGTATTACCAGAGCCAATACGAAAATGGCGGCCAGTTTCAGGTAATGCGCTACCGGGAGCAGGGCACAGTGGACGAGCAGCGCACGGCCGGACGCCAGTATGCTGATCAGCCCCTGGCGGACCAGCCAGCCTACCATGAACAGCAGCTACAGCTGGCCGAGGGTGTGCAGTTGCTCGCTTTTCGCTTGGTATCGGGTACCCAGCATGCCTTTGCCGAGCGTACCTACCGCACGCAAGACGAGAGCACCACCATTGTACTGAAACGCAGTGGGGGCACGGAAGACAACGCACCCCAGCCCCTGGCTGAGTATCCCCAAACCGAGGAACTGACTGCGGCGGGTATACCGGAAAGTACGGAAATGCCTGTGCGCTTGTACCCCAACCCGGCTGTGGGCTATGTGCAGCTGGAGGTGCCAGCCGGACATAACCTCCGTTTCCGGCTATCCGACATGCAAGGCCGACAGATTAAGCTTCAGCAGCTGGCGGATCAGGCTGACTCGATCGCTGTATACCAGCTAAGCCTGGACAAGCTACAGCCAGGAACTTACATCTACACCGTCGAGGGGGATAATTTCCGATCGGTAGGTCGCTTGCTTGTGCAATAAACCCCGTGGCAAGCTGTAATAATAAGGGAGCCTCCGGCTAGGGAGCCCAAGCAGGAGGGCATGTTCCGATTCCTCATTTATGTATGGGGGATATTTACAAAGAAAGCCCGACACAGTGTCGGGATTTCTTTGTTTAGGTCATCTGCCTCGCTGGCCGACTTCCCCGCTGCTACCGTCGAAAAGCCAGAGCGGGTGTGGCTACGCCCGTTCCGTTTGTGTGCAGCCGTCTCGGCTTGCTTTTCGGGAACCTGGCTTTCTGCTTTTACGCACTTGGCCCAGGGGGGGGATACAGAAACAAAAAAGCAGGAAAGGACAACGATTTGCCTTCCCTGCTTGAGTTTTTCCGCTGGGCACGAGGGCCAGCGGTATGTGGGGCTTTACAGGTTGCCGCGGCGGCCCTGCTCGCGTTCTATGGACTCAAAAAGTGCCTTGAAGTTGCCTTCGCCAAAGCTATAGGCACCCTTGCGCTGGATGATCTCATAGAACAGGGTGGGGCGGTCTTCTACCGGTTTGGTAAACAGCTGTAGCAGATAGCCCTCTTCGTCGCGGTCTACCAGTACTTTCAGCTTGCGTAGCACCTCCACGTCTTCGTCTATTTCGCCCACGCGCGCCTTCAGCTCTTCGTAGTAGGTGTCGGGCACTTCCAGAAACTCCACCCCGCGCTTGCGCAGCTCGGTAATGGTGTGCACAATGTCATCGGTGGCCATGGCTACGTGCTGCACACCCGCCCCCTGGTAGAAGTCGATGTATTCCTCTATCTGGCTTTTTTTCTTGCCTTCAGCCGGCTCATTGATGGGGAACTTGATGCGGCCATTGCCATTGGCCATCACCTTGCTCATCAGGGCACTGTACTCGGTGCTGATCTGTGCGTCGTCAAAGCTCTTGATGGCCGTGAAGCCCAGTACGTTTTGGTAGAATTCTACCCAGGTGTTCATCTGGCCCCAGTCCACATTTCCCACACAGTGGTCTACATAGCGTAGGCCCACAGGGCCTGGGCGATAGTTAGGCTCCCATTTTTCGTATCCGGGCAGGAATAGGCCCTTGTAGTTTTTCCGCTCTACGAAGATGTGCACGGTGTCGCCGTAGGTGCGAATGCCACTGCGTACCACCTCGCCGCTACCGTCTTTCTCCACGGTGGGCTCCATAAAGGCTTTGGCGCCTCGTTTGGTTGTTTCTTCAAAGGCACTTTTTGCATCATCTACCCATAGGGCAAGCACCTTTACGCCATCGCCATGCTTGCGGACGTGGTCGGCCATTTCGCCATCGGGCTGCAGGGGGGTGGTCAGCACAAAGCGAATCTTGTCTTGCATCAGCACATAGCTGGCATATCGCTTCTCGCCTGTCTCGGGCCCCTTATAGGCCAGGGGTTGGAAGCCGAAGGCAGTTTGGTAGTAATGGGCGGCCTGCTTGGCGTTGCCCACCCAAAACTCTACATAGTCGGTACCGTTGATGGGCAGGAAGTCCTTCGCGCCTTCGAATCTTTTCTCTGTGATTGGATAGGGATTTTGCATGACGTCTTTGTTCAGTTTAATGACAGAATAAAAACAGGGCTATACACAAAGATACGTCTTTTTGGGGGTAGCTTTTTATGACATTGCGCAGCTTTACACATTTTCTGTGGCCGCCGAACGGCTTGGGCTGCGGATGGCTTAGGGCCGGGTAGGTACAAAGGCCACCTTGGCCAGCTCGCCTTGCCGGAACTGCAGGATGTGTACCCGCTGATTGGAGTAGGCCTGCCCGAATGCGTAGGCCTGGTTGATGCCCTCGAATGCGGGGGCATCTCGCATGGCTTCCTCGGGTTTGGTGTAGGGGGTAGCCCGTGCCAGGTTGTGCGCTGCCAGGCGCACCAGGTCATAGCCCTGAAATACGTAGATGGTGGGCGGATTGCGGTACGTACTTTCGTGCAGCACCCGCACCTTGTTGTACTGGATGGTGTCGTGCTTGGGCGCATACGCATCGGAGATGTAAGTGCGCATGCTACTCAATAGTTGCTTGTTCAGGCCGTTATACACGCTCCACTCGGGCAGGCCCAGTATGGGGGTGCTTATGTGGTCTTGCTGCAGCTGGCGTACATAGGTGCGCACCAGGCTTTCATCGGTCATGGGCATGTACAGGCAGTGCCAGCTGCCATCGGCCAGCAGCCCGCTTAGGGCCTCCGGGCTATGGGTTTCTGTTGCCAGCACCCGTACCTCCACCCCGGGAGGAAACTGGCTGGCGAAGTCTTCTACATAAAAGCTGTGTGTGCCTGGCCCCTTCAGGATCAGTACACGCCGGGGCGAGAAGCTCTGGCGGGCATAGGCTGCCAGCTGCCGGATGCAGGTGCTGGTGGTGGGGTTGGCCAGGTAGCTACGCTGATGGCCCTGTACCAGGCTTTCGCTGGGCGACAGGGGGATAAGGTGGAGGGCCTCTGCCTGGTCGGCATAGTCGGCCAGCACGCGGCTGGGGCTGTTGTATATCTCACCAATGATTACATTGGGCTGCCAGGGCCCAATTTCTTCGTCCACTAGCTGTTGGGTTACACTTTTGCTCTTGTGGCTGTCCCACACCCGTAGGTCTATGCCGGTGTAGTAGGGGAAGCGCTCGTTCTCCAGTGCCAGCCGCATACCAGCCAGTAGGTCAAAAGCCCATTCGGCCTGAACCTTCAGGCTTGGGTTCGGCCCCACAATCTCAAAGGGCAGGACCACGGCTATCTTGAGCTGGGCTTCTTGCAGTTTTGCATTCTGCCCGCCCAGGCGCTGTAGGCGCGCGCTCAGCTTGCCCCCATTACGCTGGGTATATTCGTCCAGGTACTTTGCCAGTTGCGGTGTATCGCCTTTTCGGAATAGCTGCAGGCAAATGGCCTCATTTACCAGGTTCAGATAGGAAGGGCGCACGATTTGGTAGTATCCTTTCAGGAAGTCCAGGCTAGCCTCATAGAAAAAGAAGTTCTGTAGATGCGCTTCGGCTGTCGCTTTCAGGCTATCGTCCTGGCTTTTTTGTATCAGGTTCATGAGTACAAATAGGCCTCCGGCTTGTTTTTCGGTTTTCCGCAGCATCAGCAGGCTTTTGTGCAGCTGGGCATCTTCCTCGTAGGGGTTGCCAGGGTAGTTGAGCAGCAGTTTTTGGAAATGCTGGATGGCTGAATCGTAGTTGTTGAGATAGTAGTAGCTAAGGCCGGCCATGTAGGTGGCGCTTAGGGTACGCTGGTTCGCCTCTCGCTGCAGCAGTAGCTCAAAATAGCGCGCGGCGTTGTCATACTCCCGCTTTTCAAATACCTCTATGGCGGATTGGAACATGCGCTCGGCCTTTCGGTCTTCCTGCCACAGCTGGCCCAGGCCAAATAGGG of Bacteroidota bacterium contains these proteins:
- a CDS encoding T9SS type A sorting domain-containing protein; the encoded protein is MTRFLPIAFLLCSFAQAQDFSTTPAPAPYYQSQYENGGQFQVMRYREQGTVDEQRTAGRQYADQPLADQPAYHEQQLQLAEGVQLLAFRLVSGTQHAFAERTYRTQDESTTIVLKRSGGTEDNAPQPLAEYPQTEELTAAGIPESTEMPVRLYPNPAVGYVQLEVPAGHNLRFRLSDMQGRQIKLQQLADQADSIAVYQLSLDKLQPGTYIYTVEGDNFRSVGRLLVQ
- the hppD gene encoding 4-hydroxyphenylpyruvate dioxygenase, with product MQNPYPITEKRFEGAKDFLPINGTDYVEFWVGNAKQAAHYYQTAFGFQPLAYKGPETGEKRYASYVLMQDKIRFVLTTPLQPDGEMADHVRKHGDGVKVLALWVDDAKSAFEETTKRGAKAFMEPTVEKDGSGEVVRSGIRTYGDTVHIFVERKNYKGLFLPGYEKWEPNYRPGPVGLRYVDHCVGNVDWGQMNTWVEFYQNVLGFTAIKSFDDAQISTEYSALMSKVMANGNGRIKFPINEPAEGKKKSQIEEYIDFYQGAGVQHVAMATDDIVHTITELRKRGVEFLEVPDTYYEELKARVGEIDEDVEVLRKLKVLVDRDEEGYLLQLFTKPVEDRPTLFYEIIQRKGAYSFGEGNFKALFESIEREQGRRGNL
- a CDS encoding tetratricopeptide repeat protein — translated: MIRISTLLLLCFLPLFGLGQLWQEDRKAERMFQSAIEVFEKREYDNAARYFELLLQREANQRTLSATYMAGLSYYYLNNYDSAIQHFQKLLLNYPGNPYEEDAQLHKSLLMLRKTEKQAGGLFVLMNLIQKSQDDSLKATAEAHLQNFFFYEASLDFLKGYYQIVRPSYLNLVNEAICLQLFRKGDTPQLAKYLDEYTQRNGGKLSARLQRLGGQNAKLQEAQLKIAVVLPFEIVGPNPSLKVQAEWAFDLLAGMRLALENERFPYYTGIDLRVWDSHKSKSVTQQLVDEEIGPWQPNVIIGEIYNSPSRVLADYADQAEALHLIPLSPSESLVQGHQRSYLANPTTSTCIRQLAAYARQSFSPRRVLILKGPGTHSFYVEDFASQFPPGVEVRVLATETHSPEALSGLLADGSWHCLYMPMTDESLVRTYVRQLQQDHISTPILGLPEWSVYNGLNKQLLSSMRTYISDAYAPKHDTIQYNKVRVLHESTYRNPPTIYVFQGYDLVRLAAHNLARATPYTKPEEAMRDAPAFEGINQAYAFGQAYSNQRVHILQFRQGELAKVAFVPTRP